One Glutamicibacter mishrai genomic window carries:
- the rpmF gene encoding 50S ribosomal protein L32 translates to MAVPKRKMSRANTRARRSQWKATAPNLVKTVENGRVTYSLPHQAKVVTDSAGTELFLEYKGRKVADV, encoded by the coding sequence GTGGCTGTTCCAAAGCGGAAGATGTCCCGTGCGAATACTCGTGCCCGCCGTTCTCAGTGGAAGGCCACCGCGCCGAACCTGGTGAAGACCGTTGAAAACGGTCGCGTAACTTACAGCCTGCCTCACCAGGCTAAGGTTGTCACCGACTCGGCCGGTACCGAACTGTTCCTTGAGTACAAGGGTCGCAAGGTCGCTGACGTCTAA
- the rnc gene encoding ribonuclease III, translating into MKRLGIDIDSETFRLAFTHRSYSYENGGIPTNERLEFLGDSILGFCVAEYLYAKFPDLPEGDLAKRRAAIVSTRALAMIARDLEVGEHLLLGRGEAQSNGANKSSILADTMESILGATYLVQGMDAARAFVLRFVTPLLEDPRLLGATTDWKTVIQEVVASRKLGELRYQVSGSGPDHARTYVAVLHIGDGGYGEGHGPSKKEAEQEAAHQTWLQLNPGEQIPKS; encoded by the coding sequence ATGAAGCGTCTCGGAATCGATATCGATTCCGAGACGTTTCGTCTTGCATTCACCCACCGCTCGTATTCATACGAGAACGGCGGCATACCAACGAACGAGCGCCTTGAATTCCTAGGCGACTCAATCCTTGGCTTCTGCGTTGCAGAATACCTATACGCAAAATTCCCGGATCTGCCTGAAGGCGACCTTGCCAAACGCCGTGCTGCCATTGTCAGTACCCGTGCATTGGCCATGATCGCTCGCGACCTGGAGGTCGGAGAACACCTTCTCCTTGGGCGCGGCGAGGCCCAGTCCAACGGCGCCAACAAGTCATCTATTCTGGCTGACACCATGGAATCCATCCTCGGGGCAACCTATCTGGTTCAGGGAATGGACGCGGCGCGAGCTTTTGTGCTTCGCTTCGTCACTCCGCTGCTGGAAGATCCTCGCCTGCTCGGCGCCACTACCGACTGGAAGACAGTTATCCAGGAAGTCGTTGCCTCTCGCAAATTAGGCGAACTTCGTTATCAGGTCAGCGGATCCGGCCCTGACCATGCGCGCACTTACGTGGCCGTGCTGCACATTGGCGATGGCGGTTACGGCGAAGGCCATGGACCGTCGAAAAAAGAAGCCGAGCAGGAAGCAGCCCACCAGACGTGGCTGCAGCTTAATCCTGGCGAGCAGATCCCCAAGAGCTAA
- the mutM gene encoding bifunctional DNA-formamidopyrimidine glycosylase/DNA-(apurinic or apyrimidinic site) lyase gives MPELPEVEVVRRGLDKWVRTRTIESVQVLDPRSVRRHLDGALDFEQSLTGCTVSSVVRRGKFLWLGLDGLEIPAVLMAHLGMSGQLLVEQPEAPDEKHLKVRISLTERLDYPGELRFVDQRIFGGMFLSPLVPSPDGLPAGQGSSESAIPQAAAHIARDVLDPHRTAEDLYLALRKRSTDLKRAILDQGVISGVGNIYADEALWQAKLSGHRKTATIRRPEVQRLNDALIDVMTRALAAGGTSFDSLYVNVNGASGYFARSLNAYGREGKECLRCAQDGKVTLIRRDPFMGRSSYSCPVCQPRPRTSR, from the coding sequence ATGCCTGAACTGCCAGAAGTGGAAGTAGTCCGTCGGGGCTTGGACAAATGGGTGCGCACTCGAACAATCGAATCTGTTCAAGTGCTGGACCCTCGTTCAGTCAGACGCCACCTCGACGGTGCGCTGGACTTCGAACAATCCCTGACCGGCTGCACCGTTTCCTCCGTCGTACGCCGCGGGAAATTCCTCTGGCTCGGGCTTGATGGGTTGGAAATTCCAGCGGTCCTCATGGCGCACCTAGGTATGAGCGGTCAGCTGCTCGTGGAGCAACCAGAAGCACCAGACGAAAAACATCTCAAGGTCAGGATCTCTCTGACTGAACGCCTGGATTATCCAGGTGAGCTCAGGTTCGTTGATCAACGGATTTTCGGCGGGATGTTCCTATCCCCGCTGGTTCCGAGTCCCGACGGACTGCCTGCTGGCCAGGGCTCTAGCGAGTCAGCCATCCCACAGGCCGCGGCGCATATTGCCAGAGATGTCCTTGATCCGCACCGCACCGCAGAAGACCTGTATCTGGCCTTGCGGAAGCGAAGCACCGACCTCAAGCGCGCCATCTTGGATCAAGGCGTTATTTCTGGAGTCGGCAATATCTACGCTGACGAAGCACTATGGCAGGCAAAGCTTTCGGGACACCGGAAAACTGCAACGATCCGACGCCCGGAAGTGCAACGTCTCAACGACGCCCTGATCGATGTCATGACTCGCGCACTGGCGGCCGGGGGAACGAGTTTCGACTCGCTGTACGTAAACGTCAATGGCGCCAGTGGCTACTTTGCCCGCTCACTGAACGCCTATGGGCGCGAGGGCAAAGAATGCCTACGATGTGCGCAGGACGGCAAGGTAACTCTGATTCGCCGAGACCCATTTATGGGGCGTTCGTCGTACTCATGCCCGGTGTGCCAGCCGAGGCCACGAACTTCCCGTTAG
- a CDS encoding SRPBCC family protein, protein MTRIEVEQFFPHPPAKLWKALTTPEIMEQCLMPNNFEPRVWHKFNFQTQPIEQTNFSGLIDCAVLELEPEKLLTISWADADSSNAMATTVSWTFQPEGNGTRLFLVHAGFDLDDPHQAMARNIMNGGWRRHVLRRFGELLDELS, encoded by the coding sequence TTGACCCGCATCGAGGTTGAACAGTTTTTCCCGCATCCGCCGGCCAAATTATGGAAGGCGCTGACCACTCCGGAAATCATGGAGCAATGTCTGATGCCCAACAACTTCGAACCACGCGTCTGGCACAAGTTCAACTTCCAAACCCAGCCCATCGAACAGACCAACTTTTCTGGTCTGATCGATTGCGCGGTGCTGGAGCTTGAACCCGAAAAGCTATTGACGATCAGCTGGGCCGATGCGGACAGCTCCAATGCCATGGCGACCACGGTGTCCTGGACCTTTCAGCCGGAGGGGAACGGCACTCGTCTGTTCCTCGTCCACGCCGGCTTTGATCTGGATGATCCACACCAGGCCATGGCACGCAACATCATGAATGGCGGATGGCGCCGCCATGTTCTGCGTCGCTTCGGCGAATTGCTCGACGAGCTCTCCTAG
- a CDS encoding ArsR/SmtB family transcription factor has protein sequence MPRRTKSSPLDEVFAALANPTRRDILDALLKQELSAGDLAAKFDMARASVSEHLRALRETGLIEERQDGRFRYYSMSADPLATLFDWLSPYERFWRERFNALNDVLDRMED, from the coding sequence ATGCCACGACGCACTAAATCCAGTCCCCTGGATGAAGTCTTTGCGGCGCTCGCTAATCCGACTCGACGCGATATTCTCGACGCACTCCTGAAGCAGGAACTCAGCGCCGGAGACCTCGCAGCCAAGTTCGATATGGCCCGCGCCAGCGTCTCGGAACACTTGCGTGCCCTGCGCGAGACCGGGCTGATAGAGGAACGCCAAGACGGGCGGTTCCGGTACTACTCAATGAGCGCCGATCCGTTGGCGACGCTCTTCGATTGGCTCTCCCCCTACGAACGCTTCTGGCGCGAACGCTTTAATGCCCTCAACGATGTCCTGGACAGAATGGAAGACTGA
- a CDS encoding sulfurtransferase yields the protein MEPFVTWQWCESQVEDFVLVDSRWFWDRSGFAAYRQGHVPGAVFVDLDTALTGEITENSGRGPFPTPEDFAAAMSRAGIDGTVPVVAYDDAGGVIAARLVWMLRLLEVPASVVSGGIQAFTGKLETTVPQSREATLLPRPWPAGSLLSTEELAADESSLIVDARPANRFRGEEPEVDRNLGKVPEADPRRGHIPGAMNVPCRQHLQADSTMAPPEVVRETFAAAGVLQAADVVSYCGAGVTACHNLLSMEYAGLRRGKLYPGSWSAWSRTAALPIETGSTAKRPSPNL from the coding sequence ATGGAACCGTTTGTCACCTGGCAATGGTGCGAAAGCCAAGTCGAGGACTTTGTACTCGTTGATAGCCGCTGGTTTTGGGACCGTTCTGGGTTTGCTGCCTATCGTCAGGGCCATGTTCCCGGTGCTGTTTTTGTCGATCTCGATACGGCGCTCACCGGGGAAATCACCGAGAACTCTGGCCGTGGCCCATTCCCCACGCCGGAGGATTTCGCCGCGGCCATGTCACGCGCCGGTATTGACGGCACTGTTCCGGTAGTGGCATACGACGATGCTGGCGGTGTCATTGCGGCACGGCTTGTTTGGATGTTACGGCTGCTCGAAGTGCCCGCGTCGGTAGTTTCAGGTGGTATCCAGGCATTCACCGGCAAGCTTGAAACCACAGTGCCTCAATCGCGCGAGGCCACGCTCCTTCCGCGCCCGTGGCCAGCTGGATCCCTGCTATCTACTGAGGAACTGGCTGCAGATGAGTCGTCTCTGATTGTTGATGCCAGGCCGGCGAATAGATTCCGCGGCGAAGAGCCCGAGGTCGATAGAAACTTGGGCAAGGTGCCGGAAGCTGATCCTCGCCGTGGACACATCCCTGGTGCAATGAATGTCCCCTGCCGGCAGCATCTTCAAGCGGATTCAACGATGGCGCCACCTGAAGTGGTTCGCGAGACTTTTGCCGCCGCGGGCGTTCTGCAAGCCGCAGATGTAGTCAGCTACTGCGGTGCGGGCGTTACTGCTTGCCACAATCTCTTGTCCATGGAATACGCAGGGCTCAGACGTGGCAAGCTCTATCCCGGGAGCTGGAGCGCTTGGAGCCGCACTGCGGCGCTACCGATTGAGACAGGATCAACTGCGAAGCGGCCTTCCCCAAACCTCTAA
- a CDS encoding serine hydrolase domain-containing protein, with the protein MSILSQIDQWPSENAVSVFVDSRGDVVDQHGDMNRVYSLASVTKLLSAYTFLVALEEEAITLEDAAGPEGSTVHHLLAHTAGYDFDSETIRFAVGTKRGYSNTGFEKLAEHLEQQTGISMAEYAHEAVFAPLGMTQTEIAGSCAKDGRSTADDLAKFAAELLNPTIVAKQTLDDATRVHFENLAGILPGYGRQNPNDWGLGFEIRSTKNPHWTGASHPESTFGHFGQSGTFLWVDPEHRLACVTLTDKNFGQWAVDAWAPFNEQVLASQLA; encoded by the coding sequence ATGAGCATTCTGAGCCAGATTGACCAGTGGCCTTCCGAGAACGCAGTTTCCGTTTTTGTGGACAGCCGCGGTGACGTGGTTGATCAGCACGGCGATATGAACCGGGTTTATTCACTTGCGTCGGTGACCAAACTGCTCAGCGCCTACACCTTCCTGGTAGCTCTGGAAGAAGAAGCAATCACTCTGGAGGACGCGGCTGGGCCTGAAGGATCAACGGTTCACCATTTGCTGGCACATACCGCTGGCTATGACTTCGACTCCGAAACTATTCGCTTTGCCGTAGGCACCAAGCGCGGCTACTCGAATACCGGATTCGAGAAGCTAGCCGAGCACCTGGAGCAGCAGACCGGTATCAGCATGGCCGAATACGCTCACGAGGCGGTTTTCGCGCCCCTGGGAATGACCCAGACTGAAATTGCCGGAAGCTGCGCCAAAGACGGCCGGTCCACCGCCGATGACCTGGCGAAGTTCGCTGCCGAGTTGCTCAACCCAACCATCGTTGCGAAGCAAACTCTGGATGATGCCACCCGAGTCCATTTCGAGAATCTGGCCGGAATCCTGCCAGGCTACGGGCGACAGAATCCCAACGACTGGGGATTGGGCTTTGAAATTCGTTCCACCAAGAATCCACACTGGACCGGCGCTAGCCACCCAGAAAGCACCTTCGGGCATTTTGGCCAGTCGGGCACCTTCTTGTGGGTAGATCCTGAGCACCGCCTGGCGTGTGTCACCCTGACCGACAAGAATTTTGGCCAGTGGGCTGTTGACGCTTGGGCACCATTCAACGAGCAGGTTCTGGCGTCGCAGCTAGCCTGA